The genomic interval ctcctagCATGCAGTCCTCTCCCCCAAAAAAGGGGAGGAGgcctttttgaaaaaaaggaaCACTTCAagaaatttatttacatttttaaaaggagtggGAAAAATATGCCACTACAAGTTCCAGCAGACTCATATGCTAACTTAGAAACACATATAGGAAAACTTGGATGATGATGGGAGGAAAATCAAGGAACAGATAATAATGGTTAGGTTCAGAAGGTGAGTAACTGCCCATCATTAAAAGACCTACAGAGGTATTAATCAGCAGATCGATAACTGTAGGCTTAGGTTCTCTCTTATTAACAACCATATGCTAGCAAGCCTAAACCTTTATTTACTGCTCCTCAAGAGACCCCACACTCTTCTGACCACCTAATCTAGATCTATTTCACAGAGAGGAAAAGTAAACAAACAGCGAGTATTACTGTTTTGAGGGTCCCTTTCTATAAACACATGTCAATGTATTGCTTTTTCAGCAAAAGGAGATGTAACTAAGAATTTGGATCTGGAACACATACATAGGGAAACAATCCTATTTGAATTCTGGCAAGCAGAAAGGTCATGTGCCCTATCTACATATCTCACTGTCCAAAGAGACAATCCATCAACCACACAAAAGAATCCAGGATGGTTCCAGTTCTTGGCAAAGAATCCCCCCACCGCCAGAAGACCATGTCTCCATCCTGGGTAGGAATGCATGCTCCATTAGGTATGGGAAATGGCTTCTACTACTGCATCCCTATGCCCCAAGGTACATTTTCAGTCTTGGGCCCAGTGTCATGAAGCAGTTACACTAGGGCTACTGAGTGTTTGCTCAAATGCTCAAAACCAGCCCCCTCCCTCATTCATTTCTGGGAATATATGGGCAAATAGCCCATTCCCACATCCAAGAGTGAAAAAGATGGAGTCTCTTATTTTACAGAGAAGGAAGGGGTGCCCTATATGGCtgtgaaggaagggaaggaggaaggcagaCAACAGGATGTTTAGAGGAACAGCTTAGCTCATCCAGTTGTTTAGGCAGATGCTCACTGTAGTAAAGGGATCTCTTTGTCATCTCTGTGCAGTTGTTCTGATAATCTGTGTTGTTGCCATTGCAGGACCAGTTTTCCTGTGGTGTCCGCCAAAGCACAGAGCAGAGATGGGATTCGTAGTTGCTGTCTTGCATGCTGACACAAGTCCCCAGCAGTGCAGCATCAATCAGGCCCTCAGAAGGGAGATGGGAAGCTCCTGCCAGGGAACAAAGAAGCGGTCCATCCCATTCTGAAATGGAGGAAGAGCTCTTTTCGTCAGTAGAAATACAAGTCATTCGCTTGGAAGACAGACATAGGCAAGGGCTGGGCCCTAGGcctggttgctgtggcaacctaGTCTGAGCTATCTCAGTTATTTCAGGTGAAGAGTGCTGGACCACAGAGCCCAGCAGCTTAGGGACTTTGTGCTTGCCTAGAGACAAGTCAGGTGTGCTTCTTAATCCAATATTAGACTTGGAAATGTTGCAAGGGAATGAGACTGCACATGTCCCATTCCTTAGAGCAGATTCCTCCTCTTGGTCTAGCTGCTGCACTGGGCTTTTGAGAGATTTAGTGTTTATAGCAACAGGCTCAGACAAGTGACAGGAACAGCTTTCCACAGGTAAGTGTGGGGGAGCACAAAGATGGCTAGGGGCGTGCAATTGATGTGCACAGAAGCCAGGGTGTTTGGGAGCTCCCTGGTTGTCATTCAAATTTGGAGATGGACATTGTACTATGCCAACCTGCTGCTCCCCAGTGACCAAATCTGTACTTGAGTGCTTCTTGTCTGATGTGAGTGCTTGCTTCTTTTTCACAGGTCCAAATGCACTGCAAGAGTGCTTGCGTTTGCGTGATGCAGTGGGTTGTGCCAGGACCCTCTCCTGTTGAGAGGCAGTATGGTGTTTGACTTCAACAGGAGTGCTGGCCTGTGAATCACTGTTTGCCACAACTCTGCCCTCTTCACGCAGCTCAGAAGCTGTTTCTGGAGACTGTAAGGCAAAGGGTGCAGAGGTGCTGAACACTTCCAGGGGTGTAGCTGTTAGCTGAAGAAAGTCTTGGACTTCAAACAAGTGGCTTGAACCCCCTAAATTGAGAAATTGTCCTTCTGAGCCCTCAGCAAATAGGCAACATTGCAGTGCTCCATCTGAAGGTGGTACTGCTGCCTTCTCATTCATCTCCATTAGCAATTCAAGAGGTTCTCCATTACCAGTAGCTGAAGGCACCctgagagaaacagaaaaaagaactATGATACTTTCAAAAGGTCTGAGTGCTTTGCATATGTTATTTTGCTGTAGTATTAAAACTCTGTAAGCCCCATATTTCTGATAGAAGTGAAGAGTGGAGAAGAGTTGCCTCAAGTCATCTTTGTGCCTTTGGCTTAATCCAAAACATACAGCGTGCATGAGGGACAAGTCAGCACCCTTTCCCCCATTCTACATAGTGAAGCTGATGGACCACCACTGGAATCCTGGCACTAGAATAGCATATCCCACCATGAAAGAGCAGTAACTCAATTCATCTTAGACCAGGGTTGGTAAAGTATGGCTTGTGAGTTGCATGCAGCCCCCAGGGCAGTTTTTGTGGCCTCTAGGGGGTAAAGAAAAGTTACCTCCAAAGGGCTTCAAACAcataggtccaagacacactgcagaaataatccagtttgagtccaatttaactgccctggctcagtgctagggaataaattgtagtttattgtggcaccagagctctccaacagagaaggctaaatgtctcaccataCACTTTAACACTTAAATTGATTTTTGAAAACCAGAATAGGACTTCCACCCATTACATAGGATATGTAGGATATGAATAGGGCATATACATTAATAAATGCTGGCCATATTTCTAAACATACATTTTCTTTAAACTGATGTCTAGAAAGTATATGTTCATGCAGATAAAGATCTTCTGACCATGGAACAATAGATGGTAAATATTTATCtttatattattgttgtcattgttgctgcAGATATTGATATTTCTGTATCACCTTCCAGTCCACAGGAGTTCCCAAGGTGATGCACAaatgaaagcaattaaaacagtgcaaaGATACATCATTTATAAAACAaccctaaaatacaattttaaaacagttaaaacagaaaattgtaaagactgagacactgaaaattgttcacacctagaacactTATATTTGCTATGACTGCATTCCTCTGGATAACTCTGCCTGCCCCTTTCCATTGgctgcctaaactgtatttctaaaaggtCAACCAACATTTTAAGTTATTAGAATGCTAGAAAGTTGTGGAATAAAGGGAAATTTCAAGGGAAGGCAGAATATT from Sceloporus undulatus isolate JIND9_A2432 ecotype Alabama chromosome 6, SceUnd_v1.1, whole genome shotgun sequence carries:
- the DBF4B gene encoding protein DBF4 homolog B, which translates into the protein MSSARSFPLVGKSFYLDIPSGKNLDFLTENVKRLGGVIESFLSKEVTYVVSNSQEARQDKWAGKHTRNVLRDTHTGALPSAGPQRDHRSPLPKPVDMALISRGKKLLHKAIGSQDNIPGNSILVSARLWGVQIIHTDEMLTYIQRLSRKHLSKAKMKLCASGYQPRKVARLTPHFLKIEDKSRRLRPFFKHFKNFPQLYFSTQKRQSPFEPPHTSSISKKHKSQDSANEASPLSDGCFVPQLQKGYCECCERPFTELRMHLHSPQHMEFVSDPSHYTHLDSIISQLTNDFVCSFTPLLRVPSATGNGEPLELLMEMNEKAAVPPSDGALQCCLFAEGSEGQFLNLGGSSHLFEVQDFLQLTATPLEVFSTSAPFALQSPETASELREEGRVVANSDSQASTPVEVKHHTASQQERVLAQPTASRKRKHSCSAFGPVKKKQALTSDKKHSSTDLVTGEQQVGIVQCPSPNLNDNQGAPKHPGFCAHQLHAPSHLCAPPHLPVESCSCHLSEPVAINTKSLKSPVQQLDQEEESALRNGTCAVSFPCNISKSNIGLRSTPDLSLGKHKVPKLLGSVVQHSSPEITEIAQTRLPQQPGLGPSPCLCLSSKRMTCISTDEKSSSSISEWDGPLLCSLAGASHLPSEGLIDAALLGTCVSMQDSNYESHLCSVLWRTPQENWSCNGNNTDYQNNCTEMTKRSLYYSEHLPKQLDELSCSSKHPVVCLPPSLPSQPYRAPLPSL